From a region of the Drosophila virilis strain 15010-1051.87 chromosome 3, Dvir_AGI_RSII-ME, whole genome shotgun sequence genome:
- the LOC6622084 gene encoding uncharacterized protein yields the protein MADEEERASPEDEEGADEAPADEGERGADEAALEEEAADEDNVDETEEDPFELLDEESEDNELEERMYREYLDLMKQIDCQNGIINDLKARSHELRDKPCQTRNENAEYQRLRICLDQENIKLNTMMNRAIQLQNNGSKRLYGSIELATSGYEDSLLNSSSGCRKATKCPASTSRPKTAQEICDALDAVSDTDSDSDQGCCSARRCP from the coding sequence ATGGCAGATGAAGAGGAAAGAGCTTCTCCGGAAGATGAAGAAGGAGCTGATGAGGCACCCGCAGATGAAGGCGAAAGAGGAGCTGACGAAGCGGCCCTAGAAGAGGAAGCGGCTGATGAGGATAATGTGGACGAGACCGAAGAGGATCCCTTCGAGCTGCTCGACGAGGAGAGCGAAGACAACGAGCTGGAGGAGCGCATGTATCGGGAATATCTCGACTTGATGAAACAGATCGACTGCCAGAACGGAATTATAAACGATCTGAAGGCACGCTCCCACGAGCTGAGAGATAAACCCTGTCAAACCCGCAACGAGAATGCGGAATACCAGCGCCTGCGCATCTGCCTGGACCAGGAGAACATCAAGCTGAACACCATGATGAATCGGGCAATCCAATTGCAGAACAACGGCTCGAAGCGCCTTTATGGCAGCATTGAACTAGCCACCTCCGGATATGAGGATAGTCTACTCAACAGTTCCTCCGGCTGCCGGAAGGCAACCAAGTGCCCAGCATCCACAAGTCGGCCGAAGACGGCGCAAGAGATCTGCGATGCTCTGGATGCGGTTTCGGATACGGATTCGGATTCGGATCAGGGCTGTTGCTCGGCCAGGCGTTGCCCATAA